A window of Mangifera indica cultivar Alphonso chromosome 13, CATAS_Mindica_2.1, whole genome shotgun sequence contains these coding sequences:
- the LOC123194128 gene encoding FIP1[V]-like protein: MEDDDDFGDLYTDVLQKFSVPQPHGNSPTPAPAPGPAPSPSPAPAPTPAPAPAPASVPRQMDLNWKSDPKSVASYLNSTPNDSSTSRPLFQERYAPSRAGDVDGVGKGGELAENDVKFDIEDGNNGVLNDDVAVIPGIGSEFVVKAEKNERRGGTGSGNDVAAGEEEEDWDSDSDDDLQIVLNDENHRPVVINEGGGGGGGDDDDDEDGDPLVIVADVDANNQGLLMEEQDWAGPESGGDEAAAAGSVAEGGVEKEGLDRVNGGAAGGVAAAAAKIGYSNHYGYHNPYHSQFKYVRPGAAPIPGPTTVGSGVAPGQVRPLINMGPIAGRGRGDWRPTGLKNAPPMQRGFPGMPGPGNNTAGRGFGVGLEFTLPSHKTIFDVDIDGFEDKPWKYPGVDVSDFFNFGLTEESWKDYCKQLEQHRLETTMQSKIRVYESGRTDQEYDPDLPPELAAATGIIDVAADNANVRKSDVGQSDLAKGPARVRPPMPTGRAIQVEGGYGERLPSIDTRPPRIRDSDAIIEIVCQDSVDDESSVGDGDQENDLAREDLRGGSHAAEDEMGPVDNKYFDDFPGALDSCKRELVECRAPFVNSHQNNMPEGEEILPFPPETSKQYHPGSRGQTSKYPGENAGTSHNERQIQGRTHDRSPHLTPSRSPQGKSFHDNQDEESVESIQGKHSPSSSLAVARDARELSVENNDMHDELVPGDGSSAMDKEETNTISASDTHKDGNSLCSMKKQKLGSQIGQPDLEFDDEEDSRAARSSENSKARSGSSRDNKKWRDGAEDEVMQDSRSTRIGNVKKHLEENEQIFQRKDKEGRQDIERNRMAVKEREGSYSNKDLDPSMVHHVHMKAEGFDRRKERENPDAVWQRRDDDPFSRKNRTEDSRKREREHGDDMGPRHRSKARDSERSDKDEYHFSRKQLDNGSYRVHYDKDPSSRHSERDDNLKGRYEMVEDYISKRRKDDEYLRRDYADKDENLHGPRDITSHRKRERDDILELRKRDDQQRIRENFDDHHAVRHKDEVWLQRERRERQREREREEWHRLKPHEELLPKSKREDGRRGVRIGRNSEDKAWAGHARMKDDYKGSDKEYQLKDSARQSELKRRERIEDENFSNHRGREDVYARGNQFINEEKKLRQERSASHNDRAVNSSDNSRVTEKKHKESTRKNKESEGGGHNSSAASRRNQEDQSGHSSEMGLKVAFNQGNGEKEKPVHHNSSRKQKEEASSDDERLDSRRGRSKLERWTSHKERDFSINSKSSASLKFNDIDRNKNGVSLETSKCTEESATALEPVSKQHSLADKKDIADPETKGVDTKLLDDRHLDTFEKLKKRSERFKLPMPSEKDAVALKKESETLPSAKPENQTPADSEIKPERPARKRRWISN; the protein is encoded by the exons ATGGAAGACGACGACGACTTCGGGGATCTTTACACCGACGTTCTCCAGAAGTTCTCAGTTCCGCAGCCTCATGGTAACTCTCCCACGCCCGCGCCAGCTCCTGGTCCggctccctctccctctcccgCTCCCGCTCCCACTCCCGCTCCCGCTCCCGCTCCCGCCTCTGTTCCCCGTCAAATGGATCTCAACTGGAAATCTGATCCTAAATCAGTCGCTTCTTACCTTAATTCCACTCCAAATGATTCATCCACATCGCGGCCGCTGTTCCAGGAGAGGTACGCGCCTTCACGCGCGGGGGATGTGGACGGTGTTGGTAAAGGCGGTGAATTGGCTGAGAACGATGTGAAATTTGATATTGAGGATGGAAATAATGGGGTTTTGAACGATGACGTGGCGGTGATCCCCGGGATTGGGAGCGAGTTTGTTGTGAAGGCGGAGAAGAACGAGAGGAGGGGCGGGACGGGGAGCGGAAACGACGTAGCGGCgggagaggaagaagaagattggGATAGTGACAGTGATGACGATTTGCAGATTGTGTTGAATGATGAGAATCACCGGCCTGTGGTGATCAatgaaggtggtggtggtggtggtggtgatgacGACGACGACGAGGATGGGGACCCACTGGTGATAGTTGCTGACGTGGACGCGAATAATCAGGGTTTGTTGATGGAGGAGCAAGATTGGGCAGGACCAGAATCAGGTGGAGATGAAGCGGCTGCGGCTGGTAGTGTTGCTGAGGGAGGAGTGGAGAAGGAGGGTCTAGATAGAGTGAATGGTGGTGCGGCGGGGGGTGTGGCTGCAGCCGCTGCAAAGATTGGGTACAGCAATCATTATGGGTATCATAATCCGTATCATTCTCAGTTTAAG TATGTTAGACCAGGTGCAGCCCCAATACCTGGACCAACTACTGTTGGTTCTGGTGTAGCCCCAGGTCAAGTTCGTCCTCTTATCAACATGGGTCCCATTGCTGGCCGTGGTAGAGGGGACTGGCGACCAACTGGATTGAAAAATGCTCCTCCAATGCAGAGAGGTTTTCCTGGAATGCCTGGCCCTGGTAACAATACGGCTGGACGCGGTTTCGGAGTTGGACTGGAATTCACACTTCCTTCTCACAA gACTATATTTGATGTTGACATTGATGGTTTTGAAGATAAACCGTGGAAATACCCTGGTGTTGATGTATCAGACTTCTTCAATTTTGGTTTGACTGAGGAGAGCTGGAAGGATTATTGCAAACAGCTG GAACAACACCGCTTAGAGACTACCATGCAAAGCAAAATTCGTGTTTATGAAAGTGGACGAACAGATCAG GAGTACGATCCAGATTTGCCTCCAGAATTAGCAGCAGCAACTGGTATTATAGATGTTGCAGCTGATAATGCAAATGTTAGAAAATCAGATGTTGGACAAAGTGATTTAGCGAAAGGACCTGCTCGTGTGCGACCTCCAATG CCAACTGGGAGAGCAATACAGGTGGAAGGTGGTTATGGTGAACGTCTCCCCTCTATTGACACTCGTCCACCTCGTATCCGTGATTCAGATGCAATCATTGAG ATTGTCTGCCAGGACTCTGTAGATGATGAGTCATCTGTAGGTGATGGTGACCAAGAAAATGATCTTGCAAGAGAGGATCTTAGAGGAGGAAGCCATGCAGCTGAAGATGAGATGGGGCCCGTGGACAACAAATACTTTGATGATTTCCCAGGGGCTCTTGATAGTTGCAAGAGGGAGTTGGTTGAATGTAGGGCACCATTTGTAAATTCTCATCAAAATAATATGCCTGAAGGAGAGGAGATATTGCCGTTCCCTCCTGAAACATCGAAGCAGTATCATCCTGGTTCCAGGGGGCAGACTTCTAAGTATCCTGGAGAAAATGCTGGAACATCTCACAATGAGAG GCAGATACAGGGAAGAACACATGATAGATCTCCTCATTTGACTCCTAGTCGAAGCCCACAGGGTAAGAGTTTCCATGATAATCAAGATGAAGAATCAGTTGAAAGCATTCAGGGTAAGCATAGTCCATCATCTTCTCTTGCTGTGGCGAGGGATGCCAGGGAATTGAGTGTTGAGAATAATGATATGCATGATGAGCTTGTGCCAGGGGATGGAAGCTCTGCAATGGACAAAGAGGAAACAAATACAATAAGTGCAAGTGATACCCATAAAGATGGGAATTCACTTTGTTCtatgaagaaacaaaaattaggCTCACAAATTGGACAACCAGATCTAGAATTTGATGATGAGGAGGATTCTAGGGCTGCAAGGAGTAGTGAAAACAGTAAAGCAAGATCTGGCAGTAGCCGAGATAATAAGAAGTGGCGTGATGGTGCTGAGGACGAAGTTATGCAAGATAGTCGTTCTACACGCATAGGGAATGTAAAAAAGCACCTTGAGGAAAATGAACAGATTTTCCAAAGAAAAGATAAGGAAGGGAGACAAGATATTGAAAGAAATCGCATGGCTGTGAAGGAGAGGGAGGGTTCCTATTCTAACAAAGATTTGGATCCCAGCATGGTTCATCATGTGCATATGAAAGCTGAGGGTTTTGATCGGCGAAAGGAGCGGGAAAATCCTGATGCAGTTTGGCAAAGGAGAGATGATGATCCTTTTAGcagaaaaaatagaactgaagaCTCTAGGAAGAGGGAGCGTGAGCATGGTGATGACATGGGACCAAGGCATAGGAGTAAGGCTCGGGATAGCGAGAGAAGTGACAAAGATGAATATcatttttcaagaaaacaatTGGATAATGGCAGCTATAGGGTTCATTATGACAAGGATCCTAGCTCGCGACACAGTGAGAGAGATGATAATTTGAAGGGTAGGTATGAAATGGTGGAAGATTACATAAGCAAGAGAAGAAAAGATGATGAATATTTAAGGAGGGACTATGCTGACAAAGATGAAAACTTGCATGGCCCCCGAGATATCACTAGTCACCGAAAGCGAGAAAGGGATGATATTTTGGAGCTGCGGAAGAGAGATGACCAACAACGAATTAGAGAGAATTTTGATGACCACCATGCTGTTAGACACAAAGATGAGGTCTGGCTGCAGAGAGAAAGGAGGGAGAGGCAGAGGGAGAGGGAAAGGGAAGAATGGCATAGGCTAAAACCCCATGAGGAACTTCTTCCAAAGAGCAAAAGAGAAGATGGACGGCGTGGTGTAAGGATTGGGCGTAATTCAGAAGACAAGGCATGGGCTGGTCATGCTAGGATGAAGGATGACTACAAGGGTTCTGATAAAGAGTACCAACTCAAAGACTCTGCTCGTCAGAGTGAACTGAAGAGAAGGGAGCGAATTGAGGATGAAAATTTCTCAAACCATCGAGGACGTGAGGATGTTTATGCACGGGGAAATCAATTTATCAATGAGGAGAAAAAATTGAGGCAGGAAAGATCGGCTTCTCATAATGATCGTGCTGTTAATTCTTCTGATAACTCTAGGGTGACTGagaaaaaacataaagaaagCACAAGGAAAAATAAGGAATCTGAAGGTGGGGGTCACAACAGTTCGGCTGCTTCCAGGAGAAATCAAGAAGACCAAAGTGGTCATAGTAGTGAGATG GGTTTGAAGGTTGCCTTCAATCAAGGAAACGGTGAGAAAGAGAAACCAGTTCACCACAACTCTTCCAGAAAACAGAAGGAAGAAGCTTCCTCAGATGATGAACGGCTAGATTCAAGGAGAGGGCGCTCGAAACTGGAACGTTGGACTAGCCATAAGGAGAGGGATTTCAGTATCAACAGCAAGTCATCAGCTTCTTTGAAGTTTAATGATATTGATAGGAATAAAAATGGTGTATCTTTAGAAACAAGCAAATGTACCGAGGAATCTGCTACAGCACTTGAACCCGTAAGTAAGCAACATTCCTTGGCTGATAAAAAAGATATTGCTGATCCAGAGACCAAGGGTGTCGACACAAAACTGTTGGATGATCGTCACCTTGATACTTTTGAGAAGCTGAAGAAGCGAAGTGAGCGATTCAAACTCCCAATGCCAAGTGAGAAGGATGCTGTGGCACTAAAGAAGGAGAGTGAGACACTACCCTCTGCAAAACCTGAGAATCAGACTCCTGCTGATTCAGAAATTAAACCAGAGCGCCCAGCTCGGAAACGAAGGTGGATCAGCAACTAA
- the LOC123194699 gene encoding trafficking protein particle complex subunit 5-like, protein MIGVSKIKQYSNVLDKPLSKGKQEVSFSAFAFLFSELVQYNQTQVDNIAELERRLEDAGYAVGARVLELLCHRDKGNRRETRLLGILSFVHSTVWKVLFGKVADSLEKGTEHEDEYMISEKELLVNRFISIPKDMGTFNCGAFVAGIVRGVLDSAGFPAVVTAHFVPVEGQQRPRTTILIKFAEEVLQREARLS, encoded by the exons ATGATCGGAGTAAGTAAGATCAAGCAGTACTCTAACGTTCTCGACAAACCTCTCAGCAAAGGCAAGCAAGAG GTAAGTTTTAGTGCATTTGCATTTTTGTTCTCGGAGCTTGTTCAGTACAATCAAACCCAAGTTGACAATATTGCAGAATTAGAGCGAAG GCTGGAGGATGCAGGTTATGCTGTTGGAGCTCGAGTTCTAGAACTTCTTTGCCATAGGGATAAG GGAAATAGAAGGGAGACCCGGTTGTTGGGTATATTGTCATTTGTACACAGTACCGTATGGAAGGTCTTATTTGGAAAG GTGGCTGACTCACTTGAGAAAGGTACTGAACATGAAGATGAATACATGATCAGTGAGAAGGAGCTTCTTGTAAACAG ATTTATTTCAATCCCAAAAGACATGGGTACATTTAATTGTGGGGCATTTGTTGCTGGAATAGTACGG GGTGTTTTAGACAGTGCTGGCTTCCCTGCCGTGGTGACAGCACACTTTGTACCAGTGGAGGGACAGCAACGGCCTCGAACAACCATTTTAATAAAGTTTGCTGAAGAG GTACTTCAAAGAGAAGCAAGGTTATCTTGA
- the LOC123194698 gene encoding probable CCR4-associated factor 1 homolog 6, giving the protein MSILSNSESIHIREVWNDNLEYEFTLIREIIDDYPYIAMDTEFPGIVLRVIGNFRSSSDYNYHNLKANVDLLKLIQLGLTFADEKGNLPKCGTDKYCVWQFNFREFNPDKDVYANDSIQLLSQSGIDLKKNNEKGVDAYRFSELLMSSGIVLNDCVHWVTFHSGYDFGYLLKLLTCKNLPDTQTGFFDLIKMYFPTLYDIKHLMKFCNSLHGGLNKLAELLEVERIGICHQAGSDSLLTCCTFMKLKDNFFKGSLEKYAGVLYGLGVENGQISH; this is encoded by the coding sequence atGTCGATTTTGTCTAACAGCGAATCGATTCACATTCGTGAAGTATGGAATGATAATCTTGAGTATGAGTTCACTTTAATCCGGGAAATCATTGATGATTACCCTTACATAGCAATGGATACAGAGTTTCCGGGAATTGTTCTACGTGTAATAGGGAATTTCAGGAGCAGTTCTGATTACAATTACCATAACTTGAAAGCCAATGTTGATCTCTTGAAGTTAATCCAATTAGGTCTCACATTCGCTGACGAGAAAGGAAATTTACCGAAGTGTGGGACTGATAAATACTGTGTGTGGCAATTCAATTTTCGCGAGTTCAACCCTGATAAAGATGTGTATGCtaatgattcaattcaattgttgTCCCAAAGTGGCATTGATCTTAAGAAGAACAATGAAAAGGGTGTTGATGCTTATAGATTTAGTGAGCTCTTGATGTCATCCGGGATCGTGTTGAATGATTGTGTGCATTGGGTTACATTTCATAGTGGATATGATTTTGGCTACTTGCTTAAGCTATTGACTTGCAAGAATTTGCCAGATACACAGACGGGGTTTTTTGACTTGATCAAGATGTATTTTCCTACACTTTATGATATCAAGCATTTGATGAAGTTTTGCAATAGCCTTCATGGTGGATTGAACAAGCTCGCCGAGTTGTTGGAAGTGGAGAGAATTGGCATTTGTCACCAAGCTGGTTCAGATAGTTTGCTTACTTGTTGTacatttatgaaattgaaaGACAATTTCTTTAAAGGCTCACTAGAGAAATATGCTGGTGTTTTGTATGGTCTTGGAGTTGAGAATGGACAGATCAGtcattga
- the LOC123193905 gene encoding NADP-dependent glyceraldehyde-3-phosphate dehydrogenase — MAGSGVFGDIIDGEVFKYYADGEWKKSSSGKTVAIINPTTRKTQYKVQACTQEEVNKVMDCAKTAQKAWAKTPLWKRGELLHKAAAILKEHKAPIAECLVKEIAKPAKDAVTEVVRSGDLVSYCAEEGVRILGEGKFLVSDSFPGNDRTKYCLTSKIPLGVILAIPPFNYPVNLAVSKIAPALIAGNSLVLKPPTQGAVAALHMVHCFHLAGFPRGLISCVTGKGSEIGDFLTLHPAVNCISFTGGDTGISISKKAGMIPLQMELGGKDACIVLEDADLDLVASNIIKGGFSYSGQRCTAVKVVLVMESVADVLVEKVKAKVAKLTVGPPENNCDITPVVTESSANYIEGLILDAKQKGATFCQEYKREGNLIWPLLLDNVRPDMRIAWEEPFGPVLPVIRIGSVEEGINHCNASNFGLQGCVFTKDINKAMLISDAMETGTVQINSAPARGPDHFPFQGFKDSGIGSQGVTNSINMMVKVKSTVINLPSPTYTMG; from the exons ATGGCTGGAAGTGGAGTTTTTGGTGACATTATTGATGGAGAAGTGTTCAAATACTATGCTGATGGAGAATGGAAGAAGTCTTCTTCTGGGAAAACTGTTGCCATTATCAATCCAACCACCAGAAAAACTCAGTACAAAGTTCAAG CATGTACACAGGAGGAGGTGAATAAAGTTATGGATTGTGCAAAAACAGCACAGAAAGCTTGGGCGAAAACTCCCCTTTGGAAGAGAGGTGAGCTTCTTCACAAGGCTGCTGCTATTCTCAAGGAGCACAAAGCTCCAATTGCTGAGTGCCTGGTgaaagaaattgcaaaaccaGCCAAGGATGCTGTCACTGAG GTTGTGAGGTCTGGAGATTTGGTTTCTTACTGTGCTGAAGAGGGAGTCAGGATTTTGGGAGAAGGGAAGTTCTTGGTTTCGGATAGTTTTCCAGGGAATGACAGGACTAAGTACTGCCTCACTTCCAAG ATTCCACTTGGGGTGATTTTAGCCATCCCGCCATTCAACTATCCTGTCAACCTCGCCGTCTCAAAAATCGCTCCTGCACTGATAGCCGGAAATTCCCTTGTGCTCAAGCCTCCTACTCag GGTGCTGTTGCTGCCCTTCACATGGTGCATTGCTTTCACTTGGCTGGCTTTCCCAGAGGCCTTATTAGCTGTGTCACTGGGAAAGGTTCCGAGATTGGTGACTTCCTTACTTTGCATCCTGCAGTCAACTGCATAAG CTTCACAGGTGGAGACACTGGAATTTCAATCTCAAAGAAGGCAGGAATGATCCCTCTTCAGATGGAGTTAGGGGGAAAAGATGCTTGCATTGTGCTTGAGGATGCTGATCTTGATTTGGTTGCATCGAACATAATAAAAGGAGGATTTTCCTACAG TGGCCAAAGATGCACTGCAGTTAAGGTAGTCTTGGTGATGGAATCAGTAGCTGATGTTCTGGTTGAGAAGGTGAAGGCTAAAGTGGCTAAATTGACAGTTGGACCTCCAGAAAACAACTGTGATATCACTCCGGTCGTGACAGAATCATCTGCGAATTACATTGAAGGCCTTATTCTGGATGCCAAACAAAAGGGAGCAACATTTTGCCAGGAGTACAAGAGGGAAGGCAACCTCATCTGGCCCTTGCTGCTGGACAATGTCAGGCCTGATATGAGAATTGCTTGGGAGGAACCATTCGGTCCAGTCCTTCCGGTTATCAGAATCGGTTCTGTCGAAGAAGGAATCAACCATTGCAATGCTAGCAATTTTGGACTCCAG GGCTGTGTGTTCACAAAGGACATCAACAAGGCAATGCTGATAAGTGATGCAATGGAGACAGGGACAGTTCAGATAAACTCTGCGCCAGCACGTGGACCAGACCATTTCCCTTTCCAG GGTTTCAAGGACAGTGGAATTGGATCACAGGGTGTCACCAACAGCATTAACATGATGGTTAAGGTGAAGTCCACAGTGATCAATTTGCCGAGCCCCACTTATACCATGGGctag